The following are from one region of the Leishmania mexicana MHOM/GT/2001/U1103 complete genome, chromosome 10 genome:
- a CDS encoding putative protein kinase: MPPKKRKAVGSKKTSTTTAAAAAAAATAAKTQQRRTAEPKTAAASKRSTSKPKLNKRPAHLSCASPAARMASKAATRKASIVKVTAASADKKKAAPLRAPSTPGRGPTAEKIAVSGAQRRKPSPSSQPPVSAKTAAARTAAPATRPHRNSATVKQPPRMDEELDGGGGITSSATEEKTERTYREVVHDDATVTRLSRPVVVVTIDDDGAEQEDADGEDTVLFHSDVVDATRSDGDARQSQLDAPPPPLHPSLVTSTAAAGEQHLVTSSEALPTHPLRLLHAGASGCGSSSSTTLDLRDCTTPPPPLLQPTVRGTRKQTSYENNNGADSPSRQSAENSPEALMADSESKSSSHRWQRQLLAGGTPATQPLRDTDALQDGGDRHVGSPPAHAAETVKRLFTEPARSISVTSIRADDSPNGTLIMSDGSEEDGVEEADAPELHRRQRQHHQHLPPPLEVSSIATHTDSESRWSVGRATEGPPLPPGSATAVTPPPLPSLVPRASSAGGVQLFHRHHLHNSGGVTDDRCRGTSTRLLSTQSSAIKDDEAPPSPHHKAVASAAQSLPAPAGHLRMGGNTSRQCSPSSSYLWLKRTAGGDAVEASHPAAPTSSATSAPFPAHPPFQQHQQQQWSSYACPHLSFTSPSSSQLSRLADMDVMAEADADPEGGHAATTTTPQQLRLREPPVWRSPQITQLPKSLSVSPVSLRGDGRKSGMKGDAASALPQPLSQTQPAAHSASPALSSTREATQTLTQASTNAAGGSRAPLHVVPSGLAAAPAASRPSTQLITKAAATRPIASPGTMWICLDDDDDDYASDDNGSDVPLVSVKMEIDAETDAVYTPPVRTAAAAVSPSPSWSPHKGGMAVSGEETEAPGRLRSRRPSPSKADSGGAGARVDQSSNAVLSPAQARRRPPAEKSHPIAEILSPTFRPRRRPPDTSAGPSHSLGAGSATHQWLSSRPVSHCYINLDDDTEDEDADEAPPRQRARKVHTLEGAVYSAQPMSSASAANASPAAPALLHASPVTGVDARSQLSLPLIIDDDDDDEGAPEGGGETDTKASGDREVGREGLSSKLPKAKRGARVEGADEVVANDEDGDDLLKSLQKPHVKDFIFPNRLDPELRPSSPLYRSIHAYQQQYQQQLAQGKEEEEHAAWHVVVAASPLQEGVHADCRHLPQSAAIPVVTGDAKGASPDDVAAAGQPGQKRRRAQDAKTGAAATPAVPDWGRPADTLLRDFFPTKFTKKSFMEAAKNVMSPMHFLEAGDFWAAFASAEFVGEGSFGLVWRCLTVDGDLVAVKSCPIILRTKANIEDSFSTIREIATMRFLNEMQVPYVLPLHSAFFVHAQEALPPLAQEALEWRQRLRKRAEEAALEVEVRMLARGGHRRAPHTGAEEDVEDAPLTLEQQVAVQMERLTAAEGPEEQATRARLQSVRLPRFLSITHDDLTQSDATVFLVMELCDGDVEGISRSDGIAKGMVYCVSSALAAMHELGLLHLDLKPSNILFAYENGPSQQRLQRFSASGPATDAVKFYLSDFGNCRLVGPDPMDEVQDSYGTFEYMDLRALRDAVCGRPTDAFSLGATLYELLYGRRLYPKCVDPRCGGEEDHSRECFVEAASQPVVLPTVGPLTTAAMVTPATAIGLNAAAGGHACGLHAKGNTGGNVNLLCSGPALTPLQYLTLALLRKPWEERMTAVECRRYLVQTFHITQTEDSSP; the protein is encoded by the coding sequence ATGCCTCCCAAGAAGCGCAAAGCCGTGGGGTCAAAGAAgacctccaccaccacagcggcagcagcagcagcagcagccacagcggcgaagacgcagcagcgcaggacGGCAGAACCGAAaaccgcggcagcgtcgaaGAGAAGTACGTCGAAACCGAAACTGAACAAACGCCCCGCACATctctcctgcgcctcgccaGCTGCGCGGATGGCCTCGAAGGCTGCTACACGGAAGGCGAGCATCGTGAAGGTCACAGCAGCCTCCGCAGACAAAAAGAAGGCGGCTCCGCTACGAGCGCCGAGCACCCCGGGACGTGGTCCAACAGCCGAGAAGATAGCCGTATCTGGCGCACAAAGGCGCAAGCCGTCACCGTCATCGCAACCCCCTGTTTCAGCTAAAACGGCGGCTGCGAGAACGGCGGCACCTGCCACCAGACCACATCGAAACAGCGCCACGGTCAAGCAGCCGCCTCGAATGGACGAAGAactcgacggtggcggcggcattACCAGTAGTGCCACAGAGGAAAAGACGGAGAGGACGTACAGAGAGGTTGTGCATGACGATGCGACGGTGACGCGATTGTCGCGGCCCGTCGTCGTGGTAACAATCGACGACGATGGGGCCGAACAAGAGGACGCTGATGGCGAAGACACCGTTCTCTTCCACAGTGACGTGGTCGACGCCACAAGGAGCGACGGTGACGCTCGCCAGAGTCAGCTCgacgctccgccgccgccgcttcaccCCTCACTTGTGACGTCGACTGCCGCAGCAGGGGAGCAGCATCTCGTCACGTCCTCAGAGGCCCTGCCAACTCACccccttcgcctcctccacgccggAGCTAGCGGttgtggcagcagcagcagtaccacCCTAGATCTCCGCGACTGCAcgacaccgccaccgccgctgctgcagccgaccGTGCGCGGCACCCGAAAACAGACATCTTACGAGAACAACAACGGCGCCGACAGTCCAAGCCGCCAAAGCGCTGAGAACAGCCCAGAGGCCCTCATGGCAGACAGCGAGAGCAAGTCCAGCAGCCaccggtggcagcggcagttgTTAGCCGGTGGCACCCCCGCTACGCAGCCTCTGCGCGACACGGACGCGTTGCAGGATGGAGGCGACAGACACGTCGGCAGCCCTCCCGCGCATGCAGCGGAGACCGTCAAGCGGCTGTTCACTGAACCTGCGCGCTCCATCTCAGTCACCTCAATCCGCGCAGACGACTCGCCGAATGGCACACTCATCAtgagcgacggcagcgaggaagACGGCGTCGAGGAAGCGGACGCTCCGGAACTTCaccgacgacagcggcaaCACCACCAACACCTGCCACCTCCCCTGGAGGTCAGCAGCATCGCCACCCACACTGACAGCGAGAGCCGATGGAGCGTGGGGAGGGCGACCGAGGGGCCCCCGCTACCGCCAGGCTCTGCCACAGCTGtcacgccgcctccgctgccctcgttggtgccgcgcgccagcagcgccggtggtgtGCAACTTTTCCATCGACACCACCtccacaacagcggcggggTCACAGATGACCGTTGCCGCGGTACATCAACGCGGTTGTTGTCGACGCAATCGTCGGCAATAAAGGACGATGAGgctccgccgtcgccgcaccacAAGGCCGTGGCGTCTGCCGCTCAGTCGCTCCCCGCTCCGGCAGGACACCTCCGTATGGGCGGCAACACGAGCCGCCagtgctctccctcttcgtcgTACCTGTGGCTGAAGCGGACGGCGGGTGGGGAtgcggtggaggcgagcCACCCCGCTGCCCCGACATCCTCCGCGACCTCGGCCCCTTTCCCTGCTCACCCGCCCTtccagcagcatcagcagcagcagtggtcgTCGTACGCCTGCCCTCACCTGAGCTTCACCTCCCCATCCTCATCACAGCTCTCACGGCTCGCGGATATGGATGTGATGGCGGAGGCCGATGCCGACCCCGAAGGCGGTCACGCCGCGACGACAACGaccccgcagcagctgcggctgcgagaGCCGCCTGTGTGGCGTTCCCCGCAGATTACGCAGCTGCCCAAATCGTTGAGCGTCTCGCCGGTGTCTCTGCGCGGTGACGGCCGAAAAAGCGGCATGAagggcgacgccgcctcggcTCTGCCCCAACCCCTGTCACAGACACAGCCCGCCGCGCACTCTGCGTCTCCAGCCCTCAGCTCCACGAGAGAAGCAACACAAACGCTCACTCAGGCCTCCACGAACGCGGCGGGCGGCTCACGGGCCCCATTGCACGTCGTGCCGAGTGGGCTGGCCGCGGCACCGGCTGCCAGCCGACCGTCGACGCAACTCATCAcgaaggcagcggcgacgcggcccATCGCCTCTCCTGGCACCATGTGGATCTGCTtggatgacgacgacgacgactacGCCAGTGATgacaacggcagcgacgttCCTCTCGTCTCCGTGAAGATGGAGATCGACGCGGAGACGGACGCAGTGTACACGCCGCCTGTACGcacagcggctgccgccgtgtcACCTTCGCCGTCGTGGTCGCCACACAAGGGGGGCATGGCAGTGAGCGGAGAAGAGACAGAGGCCCCTGGGCGACTGAGAAGCCGACGTCCGAGCCCGAGCAAGGcagacagcggcggcgctggcgctcgcGTGGACCAGTCAAGCAATGCCGTCCTGTCGCCAGCCCAGGCTCGCCGCCGGCCACCAGCGGAGAAGAGCCACCCCATTGCCGAGATCTTGTCCCCCACCTTCCGTCCGCGTCGACGTCCACCAGACACGTCTGCCGGTCCTTCGCATTCGCTcggcgctggcagcgccacccaccAGTGGCTCTCAAGTAGGCCGGTGTCTCACTGCTACATCAACCTGGACGACGAtacggaggacgaggacgctgacgaagcaccgccgcgccagcgcgccCGAAAGGTGCATACACTCGAGGGGGCGGTGTACTCAGCGCAACCCATGTCTTCAGCGTCGGCGGCAAACGCCTCACCTGCGGCGCCTGCGCTGCTTCACGCATCGCCAGTCACCGGCGTAGACGCGCGTTCTCAgttgtcgctgccgttgattatcgacgacgacgacgacgacgagggtgcgccggagggcggcggtgagaCGGACACGAAGGCGTCTGGCGATCGGGAGGTGGGGCGCGAAGGGCTATCGTCGAAGCTGCCGAAAGCGAAGCGAGGCGCCCGTGTGGAAGGGGCGGACGAAGTCGTGGCCAACGACGAAGATGGCGACGACCTGCTCAAGAGTCTGCAAAAGCCGCACGTGAAGGACTTCATCTTCCCCAACCGCTTGGACCCAGAGCTGCGCCCCTCCAGCCCCCTCTACCGGAGCATCCACGCATACCAGCAGCAgtaccagcagcagctggcgcaggggaaggaggaggaggagcacgcaGCATGGCAcgttgtcgtcgctgcctcaCCGCTGCAGGAGGGCGTCCATGCGGACTGCCGTCATCTGCCGCAGAGCGCCGCAATCCCTGTGGTGACCGGCGACGCAAAGGGCGCCTCCCCCGACGACGTCGCAGCGGCCGGGCAGCCAGGCCAAAAACGCCGTCGTGCGCAGGATGCGAAGAccggggcggcggcgaccccGGCGGTGCCGGACTGGGGCCGGCCAGCCGACACCCTCTTGCGCGACTTCTTCCCAACGAAGTTCACGAAGAAAAGCTTtatggaggcggcgaagaacGTGATGTCTCCGATGCACTTCCTCGAAGCCGGTGACTTCTgggccgccttcgcctcggCGGAGTTCGTTGGGGAGGGAAGCTTCGGACTTGTGTGGCGCTGCCTCACGGTGGACGGTGACCTTGTCGCGGTGAAGTCGTGCCCCATCATCCTGCGCACCAAAGCCAACATCGAAGACTCCTTCTCCACGATCCGCGAGATCGCCACCATGCGCTTCCTGAATGAGATGCAGGTGCCCTATGTCCTTCCGCTGCACAGCGCCTTCTTTGTgcacgcgcaggaggcgctgccgccgctggcgcaggaggcgctggagtggcgccagcggctgcgcaagcgagccgaggaggcggcgctggaggtggaAGTGAGGATGCTCGCCCGTGGCGGACACCGCCGTGCCCCGCACACGGGGGCGGAAGAGGATGTCGAGgacgcgccgctgacgctggaGCAGCAAGTGGCCGTGCAGATGGAGCGGCTTACCGCTGCGGAGGGACCAGAGGAGCAGGCCACGCGTGCACGGCTGCAGTCGGTCCGTCTGCCGCGCTTTCTGTCCATAACCCACGACGACTTGACCCAGAGCGACGCAACGGTGTTTCTCGTGATGGAGctgtgcgacggcgacgtggaGGGCATCTcccgcagcgacggcatTGCGAAGGGCATGGTGTACTGCGTGAGCTCGGCGCTTGCAGCGATGCACGAGCTGGGgctgctccacctcgacCTCAAGCCGAGCAACATTCTCTTCGCCTATGAGAACGGgccttcgcagcagcggctgcagcgcttcaGCGCATCGGGCCCTGCGACAGACGCGGTCAAGTTTTACCTTTCCGACTTTGGCAACTGCCGCCTTGTCGGCCCGGACCCCATGGACGAAGTGCAGGATTCGTACGGCACCTTCGAATACATGGACttgcgcgcgctgcgtgaCGCCGTGTGTGGGCGTCCGACTGACGCCTTCAGCCTCGGCGCCACCCTGTACGAACTGCTCTACGGTAGGCGGCTGTACCCAAAGTGTGTGGATccacgctgcggcggcgaggaggaccaCTCACGCGAGTGCTTCGTGGAGGCGGCAAGTCAGCCTGTTGTGTTGCCCACGGTCGGGCCTCTCACAACAGCAGCGATGGtgacgccggcgacggcgatcgGTCTcaacgccgctgcgggcggACACGCGTGCGGCCTTCATGCAAAAGGCAACACCGGCGGCAACGTCAACCTCCTCTGCAGCGGACCCGCTCTTACACCTCTGCAGTACCtcacgctggcgctgctgcggaagCCCTGGGAGGAGCGCATGACAGCCGTGGAGTGCCGCCGCTACCTTGTTCAGACATTTCACATCACCCAAACCGAAGACTCGAGCCCTTGA
- a CDS encoding ntf2-like, with protein MSFEEVGVGFVQHYYNFFANQRDQLAGIYRPNTLLTWQKEQVQGVDAIMARFANLGFTEAAFKQDSVDCQPSMSGGVIVIVNGEVKLRDEQHSLKFNDFFHLAQDNGQWYVSNQVFNLVGGGGQ; from the coding sequence ATGTCGTTCGAGGAAGTCGGTGTGGGCTTCGTGCAGCACTACTACAACTTCTTCGCCAACCAGCGCGACCAGCTGGCCGGTATTTATCGCCCCAACACGTTGTTGACGTGGCAGAAGGAGCAGGTGCAGGGTGTGGACGCGATCATGGCGCGCTTCGCAAACCTGGGCTTTACGGAGGCCGCCTTCAAGCAGGACAGTGTCGACTGCCAGCCCTCGATGAGCGGTGGTGTGATCGTCATCGTGAACGGTGAGGTGAAGTTGAGGGATGAGCAGCACTCGCTCAAGTTCAACGACTTCTTCCACCTGGCGCAGGACAACGGTCAGTGGTACGTGTCGAACCAGGTCTTCAACCttgtcggtggtggtggtcagTGA
- a CDS encoding histone H3: protein MSRTKETARAKRTITSKKSKKAPSAASGVKKLHRRWRPGTCAIREIRKFQKSTNLLIQCAPFQRLVREVSSAQKEGLRFQSSAIMAIQEATEAYVVSLMADTNLACIHAKRVTIQPKDIQLALRLRGERH from the coding sequence ATGTCCCGCACCAAGGAGACCGCCCGCGCGAAGCGCACCATCACgtcgaagaagagcaagaaggcgccgagcgcggcgtccggcgtgaagaagctgcatcgccgctggcgcccgGGCACCTGCGCGATCCGCGAGATCCGCAAGTTCCAGAAGAGCACGAACCTGCTGATCCAGTGCGCGCCGTTCCAGCGCCTGGTGCGCGAGGTGTCGAGCGCGCAGAAGGAGGGCCTGCGCTTccagagcagcgccatcatggCGATCcaggaggcgacggaggcgtaCGTTGTGTCGCTGATGGCGGACACGAACCTGGCCTGCATCCACGCGAAGCGCGTGACGATCCAGCCGAAGGACAtccagctggcgctgcgcctgcgcggtgAGCGCCATTAG